The genomic region GAACTATTCTGCGGCTACGAACGCAATGGCGATCGCGCTCCCGTCCAGTATCCCGTGGCTTGTTCTCCCCAAGCTTGGGCAACGGGAACCATTTTTCAGTTATTGCAAACAATTATCAATCTCGTACCTGATGCCCCAAATAATTGCTTGCGAATCATCGATCCGGCTTTACCAGACTCCATCAATCGCCTATCCATACACAATCTACGTGTCGGTCCTACCTTACTCGACCTAGAATTCGAGCGTGCTGGCAATACGACTGCCTGTCGCGTGGTCAAAAAACGCGGCAACCTGCGTGTGGTGATCGAAGCGTAAGAGAGGATAGGAGTGAGGAGCGAGGAGTGAGGGAAAGAAGTCGGGAATCGGGAGTCGGGAGTCGGGAATCGGGAGTCGGTGATAACTGGTAACTGGTAACTGATAACTACTCCCTGCTCCCTATTCACTGACCACTGACAACTGACAACTGATAACTGATGCCTCATCAAGTATGATTAACACTAGAGTTGTTTTGTGAATTTGTTGTAACAGATTGTTATGGACGCTATTTTGACACTGGGTTGGGTTGGATTGCTGGTAACTTTTACTTGGTCTATTGCTATGGTCGTTTGGGGTCGTAACGGACTGTAATAAATCCCGTGGATACAATACCAGTTTTCAACATTCTGGCGATCGCGGCGTTTGGTCTTTTACTGGCTGTCACTGGTGGTATCGGCTACCTGACACTGGTAGAATGGCGCGATCGCCGTCGTCGCGATCGGGAAAACAAAGAACTTCGTCGTTCTAGCAAAGCAAAGAAAAGAGGGGCTAAGAGTTAGGGGTTAGGAGTTAGAGGAAGAGAGTCGATGGAGAAAAGTCAATTCGCAATTGAAACACTCATCACCCACCACTTACCACGTTCTTTCCCTCACTCCTCACTCCTAGCTCCTCACTCCTAATTCACCGTTCTCCACGACGAATGAAGCAAGCGTTCTCACACTGGCTTCGGGTTGCCGGATGGTTGAGACAATCCGATAGTTGGTTACTAGGCGATCGCGTGTCAAGTGGCATCGAACGTACCCCCGATAAGTTCCGTTAAAAAATTTGGTGTGGGGGTTTCTGCTCATCGCGATCGTCGCAGTCGGAATGAACTGCTTGGGGAAATTGGAAGAGATAGAAGTGCCGACAAACTCAGTGCCAACGGTGGGGGAATTAGGATTTTTAAAGTCAAGTTTGAGGTCGTGTACCCAACTGGAATGCACGTCGCCTGTAATCACGATAGGGTTAGCAGGTTGGCGTTGTGCTAGAAATTTTAGCAATCGCTGACGCGCTTCGACATAGCCGTCCCACTGATCGAGGTTGAATAACTCCGAACGAGAGCGCGGATCGACATCGAATTGAGCGAGTACGGTTTGTTGAGCCAGAATATTCCACCGTGCTGCGGAGCGAGTTAAGCCTCGAAATAACCATTGTTCTTGCTGGTGTCCCATCATCGTCGCGTTAGCAGCGAAAGCTTCCTGACAGCGAGATTTAAATCCGCCGCCGCAGGGCTGCTGAGTCCGGTACTGGCGCGTATCTAAAATATTGAATTCAGCTAAGTCACCAAACGTAAAGCGCCGATAGAGCTGCAACCGAGAGCCTTGGGGTACGCGATCGCGTCGTAAGGGCATATGCTCGTAATACGCTTGGTAAGCAGCCGCCCGCCGCCGCCCAAAAGCAGATGGCGAGTCGCCGAAGCTAGAGCGATCGCCTGCATAGTTATTTTGCACCTCGTGGTCGTCCCAAGTCACGATCCAAGGAAAGGCAGCATGAGCCGCTTGAAGGCTGGGATCGGTTTTATATAAAGCGTAGCGGTTGCGATAATCGGCAAGGCTAACAGCGGCGGGAGTACGGTGCGATCGCACGCTATCGGTGCGGGAGCCGCCATCATAGATGTAGTCACCTAGAAAGACAACTAGCTCCACATCTTCCTTGGCTAAGTTTTGATGTGCCGTATAATAACCGTTCTGCCAATCTTGACAGGAAGCAAAAGCAAAAGTTAGTTGTCCGAGTGCCTCATTCAGCGCGGCAGTGGTGCGCGTGCGTCCAATTGGACTTTCGGCATCCCCTGCTTGAAATCGATACCAATACCAACGTCCGGGTTGCAACCCTTCTACCTCAACGTGGATGGCGTGGGCGAGTTCTGGAGTGGCGATCGCTTCTCCCTGCTGGACGATTTGCCGCATATTTTCATCATCTGCCACTTGCCACTGGACGACAACCGATTCGGCAGGCATCCCGCCACCTTCAAGCGGATCGGGTGCGAGGCGAGTCCAAATGACGACACTCTCTGGCAGCGGATCGCCGGAAGCTACGCCCAACTTAAACGGATACTGGGAGAATTTCGGTTTCGCGATCGCCGTTTTTGTCTGCCACTGACTCGCGATCGTTCCAGCCGCCAAAGCCGCTGTACCAAGCAGCAACTCCCGCCGCTGCAATTTGTTATTCGTCATTTGTTATTCGTCATTTGTAACAAGTGATGCGTGTTGATAGGGTGTAGGGTGTAGGGTGTGGGAAGTGTGGGAGGACACTCGAAGAATTTGCTCTCTCAGCTCTCTTTCTCTCCCTCAGCTTCCTCAGCTCCCTCAGCTCCCTCAGCTTTCTTTTCTCCCTTGTCTTCTTTCCCTCACTCCTCACTCCTCACTCCTCACTCCTACCGCGACAGCAATTGTACGATTGTTAAGCCAAGGGCGATCGCCACTGTCAAGCCAGTGATCGTGGTAAAGTTACGGATCATTTGCAACTGGCGCTCGGTATCGCGCAAAGAGGATTGCGTCAGACGTAACTCTGTTTCAAGGTTTTGTTGTTTTTCAAAATATTGGGGACTAAAGCCAGCTTGCTCTAATTTTTGAATAAAATCTTCTAATTCTGCATTTAATTTAGTATCGACAATTTCGCTAATTGCCGCGTGCGTTGCCTCGTCAGCCGTCCATTCTTGCCAAAAATGCTTCAGTCGCTTCGACACCTCTTCCCGTAATTCGCTGACTTGCTTGGCGAGTTCGGCATTGTAGTTACTTAAATGAATATCCGCGCTACCGAGTTCGTCTTGTAAATGTGTTAATTCTCCTTTAAATTCTCGCCAACGGACATCAATTGCAGTTTCGATCGCCGCTAGACGTAAGTTAACATCCGTTTCTAAGTTGATGAGGTCTGCTTTATTTGCTTTGACCTGTTCTAGATTTGCTTGTAATTGTTGGTATGATTGCCCTAGAGCAGCAAATTGAGCTGGAATTTGTGTGAGTGAATCTAAGACAGCAAATGATTGTTTGAGGCGATCGCGCAGCTCTGTTAGTTCTTGTTCCACAGACAATAGTTCGGTCAAATTATTTTTCATAAGATTTTTTTGACTCAGGCTTTAATTCGGACTTTAAATAAATTATCCAAAATTCTTCAGTTGCGCCAAACTTTGACGAAGAGCAATGATTTTCTCGTTCAAAGCATTGCAGTTTTCACTAACGGCACGAAGATCCCTGATTTGTTTTAGGACTAACAAAGTGCGATAAGGTTGCGAGCTATTGCCAAATAAGCGCAAAGCTTCTGTAAGTAAAAAAGATAAATCTTGGTTCTGGTTCCAAGGAGCATTGATATGGGTTAACCAGTTAAAGGCAGTAGCTGGATCGACATCTACGCCCGCTTGGTAAAATAACAGTAAATCATCAGACGACAATTTCTGGTCAATTCCTGCTTGAAAGC from Chroococcidiopsis sp. SAG 2025 harbors:
- a CDS encoding alkaline phosphatase D family protein — encoded protein: MTNNKLQRRELLLGTAALAAGTIASQWQTKTAIAKPKFSQYPFKLGVASGDPLPESVVIWTRLAPDPLEGGGMPAESVVVQWQVADDENMRQIVQQGEAIATPELAHAIHVEVEGLQPGRWYWYRFQAGDAESPIGRTRTTAALNEALGQLTFAFASCQDWQNGYYTAHQNLAKEDVELVVFLGDYIYDGGSRTDSVRSHRTPAAVSLADYRNRYALYKTDPSLQAAHAAFPWIVTWDDHEVQNNYAGDRSSFGDSPSAFGRRRAAAYQAYYEHMPLRRDRVPQGSRLQLYRRFTFGDLAEFNILDTRQYRTQQPCGGGFKSRCQEAFAANATMMGHQQEQWLFRGLTRSAARWNILAQQTVLAQFDVDPRSRSELFNLDQWDGYVEARQRLLKFLAQRQPANPIVITGDVHSSWVHDLKLDFKNPNSPTVGTEFVGTSISSNFPKQFIPTATIAMSRNPHTKFFNGTYRGYVRCHLTRDRLVTNYRIVSTIRQPEASVRTLASFVVENGELGVRS
- the petN gene encoding cytochrome b6-f complex subunit PetN; this encodes MDAILTLGWVGLLVTFTWSIAMVVWGRNGL